One Fusarium oxysporum f. sp. lycopersici 4287 chromosome 8, whole genome shotgun sequence genomic region harbors:
- a CDS encoding malate synthase (At least one base has a quality score < 10), giving the protein MASVDSVLQGVSVSGKVDDIHRKILTPEALAFLALLHRSFNERRKNLLERRKARQAELDRGVLPDFLPETKHIRENPTWKGAPPAPGLVDRRVEITGPTDRKMVVNALNANVYTYMADFEDSSAPTWDNMINGQVNLYDANRRQVDFKQGQKEYKLRTDRKLPTLIVRPRGWHLEEKHVTVDGEPISGSLFDFGLYFFHNAFETQRQGFGPYFYLPKMESHLEARLWNDAFNLAQDYIGMPRGTIRGTVLIETILAAFEMDEIIYELRDHSSGLNCGRWDYIFSVIKKFRNNPNFVLPDRSAVTMTVPFMESYVKLLIQTCHKRGVHAMGGMAAQIPIKNDTAANDKAMEGVRADKLREVRAGHDGTWVAHPALASIATEIFDKAYANFPTSCLHGFAEWVCVPINYLMEDAATAEVSRSQLWQWVKHGVNTAEGKRVDKSYALKLLKESADQLAASAPKGNKYHLAAQYFSSQVTGEDYADFLTTLLYNEITQAGPPSPASKL; this is encoded by the exons ATGGCCTCCGTCGATTCTGTCCTTCAGGGTGTCTCCGTCTCCGGCAAGGTTGACGACATCCACCGCAAGATCCTCACGCCCGAGGCTCTCGCCTTTCTTGCACTGCTGCACCGTTCCTTCAATGAGCGACGCAAGAATCTCCTTGAGCGCCGCAAGGCTCGCCAGGCCGAGCTTGATCGAGGAGTTCTTCCTGACTTTCTTCCTGAGACTAAGCATATTCGCGAGAACCCTACGTGGAAGGGTGCCCCTCCTGCCCCGGGCCTGGTGGACCGTCGTGTTGAGATCACCGGCCCCACAGACCGGAAGATGGTTGTCAACGCACTAAACGCCAACGTCTACACTTACATGGCTGACTTTGAGG ACTCCAGTGCCCCAACTTGGGATAATATGATTAATGGACAGGTCAACCTGTACGATGCCAACCGCCGTCAGGTCGACTTCAAGCAGGGACAAAAGGAATATAAGCTTCGTACCGACCGCAAGCTACCTACTCTCATTGTCCGCCCTCGTGGCTGGCACCTCGAGGAGAAGCATGTCACAGTTGATGGCGAGCCTATCTCTGGTTCCCTCTTCGACTTTGGTCTTTACTTCTTCCACAATGCCTTTGAGACGCAACGTCAGGGCTTCGGTCCTTACTTTTACCTTCCAAAGATGGAGAGCCATCTTGAGGCTCGCCTTTGGAACGACGCCTTCAACCTTGCTCAAGACTACATCGGTATGCCCAGAGGCACCATCCGAGGTACTGTTCTGATTGAGACCATCCTTGCCGCTTTCGAGATGGACGAGATCATTTATGAGCTTCGCGACCATAGCTCTGGTCTCAACTGCGGTCGATGGGACTACATCTTCAGCGTTATCAAGAAGTTCCGCAACAACCCGAATTTTGTCCTGCCAGACCGTTCCGCGGTCACCATGACTGTTCCCTTCATGGAATCATATGTGAAACTTCTGATCCAGACATGTCATAAGCGTGGTGTTCACGCCATGGGTGGTATGGCTGCACAGATCCCTATCAAGAATGATACTGCTGCCAACGACAAGGCTATGGAGGGTGTCCGCGCCGACAAGCTCCGTGAAGTCCGTGCTGGACACGACGGCACTTGGGTTGCCCACCCTGCTCTTGCAAGCATCGCTACCGAGATCTTTGACAAAGCATATGCCAACTTCCCAACCAGCTGTTT GCATGGATTCGCGGAGTGGGTTTGTGTCCCCATCAACTACCTCATGGAGGATGCTGCCACCGCCGAAGTCTCTCGAAGTCAACTTTGGCAATGGGTCAAACATGGCGTTAACACTGCTGAAGGCAAGCGTGTTGATAAGTCGTACGCTTTGAAGCTGCTCAAGGAGAGTGCTGATCAGCTTGCTGCGTCTGCCCCCAAGGGTAACAAATACCACCTTGCTGCTCAATACTTCTCTAGTCAGGTCACTGGAGAGGATTATGCCGACTTCCTCACAAC TCTTCTCTACAACGAGATTACTCAGGCCGGACCTCCCAGCCCTGCTTCtaagctataa
- a CDS encoding hypothetical protein (At least one base has a quality score < 10), whose protein sequence is MQLQIANSIGVSVGFWIPKICVIDLHVIASRPIWRPHASFHSLLGRLCLDFLLDMSPAARPFPSHQDLPNLDSSAASLRHNGSLLWLADQIFMPSVTPVFVQAIPTPEPIFDSFDN, encoded by the coding sequence ATGCAACTTCAGATTGCGAACTCAATTGGAGTTTCAGTTGGATTTTGGATCCCCAAGATCTGCGTGATAGATCTGCATGTCATTGCATCTAGACCCATCTGGCGCCCTCATGCCTCCTTTCATTCACTGTTGGGCCGTCTATGCTTAGACTTCTTACTGGACATGAGTCCGGCTGCTCGACCGTTTCCTTCACATCAGGACCTCCCGAACTTGGATTCCAGTGCTGCTAGTCTCAGGCATAATGGTAGTTTACTGTGGCTGGCTGACCAAATCTTCATGCCGAGCGTTACTCCAGTGTTTGTGCAGGCCATTCCTACTCCGGAACCCATATTCGATAGCTTCGATAACTGA
- a CDS encoding hypothetical protein (At least one base has a quality score < 10): MSMEGASFSSRRPAAGALPAMTLPPPTADVPSMAKYPFYPSFTGNSSESFQCSREGESVGYSYPPSYSPLPGPFPDRRISSSPSILTPSPGASDGLSPSLSSVNTGSSQGSQAPGNMYQYAQLPAAWATPSNSSYTVSSATQAQPALGQQHFPGRNHSIYNQGPGMHQYNHPRSSQSPATGGDGLPAPPYDQVHQPFQTAVSGGGGQTTPPGLSTSQQTQGAILTSQSSVATQPPTPSSASAHVDSYTHSRPPSTPNYYTSSASQPSSYPPYGHQPSPTQHSSSNGGPVPRGLGSISGQPHGAGMAPPGPYRSYAPLSNPPYHGRISLVEYSPAWKPNVNDPRASL; this comes from the exons ATGTCAATGGAGGGTGCTAGCTTCTCTTCACGGCGTCCCGCCGCAGGCGCCCTGCCTGCCATGACTCTGCCGCCACCGACAGCAGATGTTCCAAGTATGGCCAAATACCCCTTCTACCCTTCTTTCACAGGTAACTCGTCAGAGTCCTTTCAGTGCTCCCGGGAGGGCGAGTCGGTTGGGTATTCATATCCGCCATCTTACTCTCCCCTTCCTGGTCCCTTTCCAGATCGCCGCATTTCGTCTTCGCCCAGTATTCTGACCCCTTCGCCAGGAGCCAGTGATGGCCTGAGCCCCAGTCTTTCTAGCGTCAATACCGGGAGTTCCCAAGGTTCTCAAGCACCAGGCAACATGTATCAATATGCACAACTTCCCGCGGCATGGGCTACACCAAGCAATTCTTCGTACACCGTCAGCTCCGCGACCCAGGCTCAGCCAGCCCTTGGCCAACAGCACTTCCCTGGACGAAACCACTCCATCTACAACCAAGGTCCCGGAATGCATCAATATAATCACCCTCGAAGTTCTCAGTCGCCGGCTACTGGAGGTGACGGACTCCCAGCACCCCCTTACGATCAAGTGCATCAGCCTTTCCAGACTGCGGTCTCTGGCGGAGGTGGCCAGACCACTCCACCAGGCCTCTCGACATCTCAGCAGACCCAGGGTGCAATTTTGACTTCGCAAAGCTCGGTAGCAACGCAACCTCCTACTCCTTCGAGCGCGTCGGCACACGTCGATTCATATACGCACTCGAGGCCCCCCAGCACACCGAACTACTATACATCATCTGCATCTCAGCCGTCTAGCTATCCACCATATGGCCACCAGCCTTCGCCGACCCAGCATTCCTCTTCTAACGGCGGCCCTGTACCTAGGGGCCTTGGATCGATCTCAGGCCAGCCGCATGGTGCTGGCATGGCACCCCCTGGTCCCTATCGATCATACGCCCCTTTATCAAACCCTCCCTACCATGGGAGGATCAGTCTTGTCGAATATTCACCAGCCTGGAAGCCAAATGTCAATGATCCCAG AGCTTCCCTTTGA